In Prunus dulcis chromosome 1, ALMONDv2, whole genome shotgun sequence, the following are encoded in one genomic region:
- the LOC117617548 gene encoding loganic acid O-methyltransferase-like, producing MDAVNEGTGPQSYTQNSSYQRGALEAAQEMIKEEIAEKLDIKQLIASDSLNTFRIADLGCATGPNTFLAVQTILEAVQPKLGSQNSQTFPEFQVFFSDLVSNDFNTLFKSLPPQSQRPYFAAGVPGSFHGPLFPKASLHFVHSSCALNWLSQVPKPVAERTSSAWNAGKILYSSREVTEVYSCQFANDMGLFLQARANELVGGGLMALVIPGLPVGILFSETSSALEFELLGSTLMGMANMGLVSKEKVDCFNLPVYFPSLEELKAIIERNREFRIIERNREFRIEKMEAISHPKMKTEPKQYISGIKAVFEGIIGKHFGSNVTEELFEQCFIKAAKPSVLLLDTDMPTLQVLLVILKRNGNGNA from the exons ATGGATGCAGTGAATGAAGGAACTGGACCACAAAGCTACACCCAGAACTCCTCCTATCag AGAGGAGCTTTGGAAGCTGCTCAAGAAATGATCAAAGAGGAAATAGCTGAGAAGCTTGACATCAAACAACTAATTGCTTCCGATTCTTTAAACACATTTCGTATTGCAGACTTAGGCTGTGCTACTGGACCCAATACATTTCTTGCAGTGCAGACCATACTAGAAGCTGTTCAACCCAAATTAGGGTCACAAAATTCCCAAACATTCCCAGAATTTCAGGTGTTCTTCAGTGATCTAGTCTCCAATGATTTCAACACTCTGTTTAAATCACTCCCACCCCAAAGCCAAAGACCCTACTTTGCAGCTGGGGTGCCTGGTTCTTTTCACGGTCCCTTGTTTCCCAAGGCTTCCCTTCATTTTGTACACTCATCTTGTGCACTCAATTGGCTTTCACAAGTGCCGAAACCGGTCGCCGAAAGAACCTCCTCTGCATGGAATGCAGGGAAGATTCTCTACAGCAGCAGAGAAGTTACAGAGGTTTATTCTTGTCAATTTGCTAATGATATGGGGTTGTTTTTGCAAGCAAGAGCAAATGAACTTGTGGGTGGAGGGCTGATGGCACTAGTTATACCAGGTCTGCCTGTTGGAATTTTGTTCTCTGAAACCAGTAGTGCTTTGGAGTTTGAACTTTTGGGATCAACCCTGATGGGCATGGCCAACATG GGATTGGTGAGCAAGGAGAAAGTGGACTGTTTCAACTTGCCTGTATATTTTCCATCACTTGAAGAGTTGAAGGCAATCatagagagaaacagagagttTAGGATCatagagagaaacagagagttTAGGATAGAGAAAATGGAGGCAATAAGCCACCCAAAGATGAAGACTGAGCCTAAACAGTATATTTCAGGCATAAAGGCTGTGTTTGAGGGAATCATTGGGAAACATTTTGGAAGTAATGTCACTGAGGAACTGTTTGAGCAGTGCTTCATCAAAGCCGCAAAGCCTTCAGTTCTTCTTCTGGACACAGATATGCCGACACTTCAGGTGCTGCTTGTAATTCTCAAGCGCAATGGGAATGGCAATGCCTAA